A portion of the Ricinus communis isolate WT05 ecotype wild-type chromosome 10, ASM1957865v1, whole genome shotgun sequence genome contains these proteins:
- the LOC8288462 gene encoding acyl carrier protein 1, chloroplastic produces MAAAAGLSISMHSPSSLAATKISSLKSFALPVQRTFLSFRVRPVPARLSISCAAKPETVEKVCGIVKKQLALPAETAVTGESKFAELGADSLDTVEIVMGLEEEFGINVEEESAQSIATVQDAADLIEELVEKKA; encoded by the exons ATGGCAGCCGCCGCAGGTTTATCAATCTCCATGCACTCTCCTTCTAGCTTG GCTGCAACCAAAATCTCTAGTCTGAAGTCATTTGCACTTCCAGTTCAGAGAACTTTCCTGTCATTCAGGGTTCGACCAGTTCCAGCTCGCCTTAGCATTTCTTGCGCT GCCAAGCCGGAAACAGTAGAAAAGGTCTGTGGCATAGTGAAGAAACAGCTGGCATTACCAGCAGAAACTGCTGTTACCGGCGAGTCAAAATTCGCAGAACTTGGAGCAGATTCACTTGATACA GTTGAGATTGTGATGGGACTCGAGGAGGAATTTGGGATCAACGTGGAAGAGGAGAGCGCCCAGAGCATTGCAACAGTTCAGGATGCTGCTGATCTTATTGAGGAACTTGTTGAGAAGAAGGCTTAG